From one Thermomicrobiales bacterium genomic stretch:
- the raiA gene encoding ribosome-associated translation inhibitor RaiA — protein sequence MEVQVKTHNITLTDGAREYIDKRVGKLDRINERITDAKLELREEPHHNPTQRFVAQFTIATKHAILRAEERNTDITTAVDLVTDKMARQIRRFHDRRTRRDRRAAIGLGEFAADQMNPDLLLTEPAVDGDEDEELGQIVRTKRFNILPMDTAEAIEQMELLGHTFFVFFNPDTNRMSVLYRRHDGKLGVLEPELA from the coding sequence GTGGAAGTTCAGGTCAAGACTCACAACATCACGTTGACTGACGGCGCGCGCGAATATATCGATAAGCGCGTCGGGAAGCTCGATCGGATCAACGAGCGCATCACAGACGCGAAGCTCGAGTTGCGCGAAGAGCCTCACCACAATCCTACTCAGCGGTTCGTCGCGCAGTTCACCATCGCGACGAAGCACGCGATCCTTCGCGCCGAGGAACGAAACACCGATATCACCACTGCGGTTGATCTCGTCACCGACAAGATGGCTCGTCAGATCCGCCGATTCCATGATCGTCGTACTCGACGCGACCGACGCGCCGCGATCGGACTCGGAGAGTTCGCCGCCGACCAGATGAACCCGGACCTGTTGTTGACTGAACCAGCAGTGGATGGCGACGAGGATGAGGAGCTTGGCCAGATTGTCCGCACCAAGCGATTCAACATCCTCCCGATGGACACTGCCGAGGCGATCGAGCAAATGGAGCTACTGGGTCACACCTTCTTCGTCTTCTTCAACCCTGACACAAACCGGATGAGCGTGCTGTATCGCCGGCATGATGGCAAGTTGGGCGTGCTCGAACCAGAGCTCGCCTGA
- the selA gene encoding L-seryl-tRNA(Sec) selenium transferase, whose amino-acid sequence MTEQRDRLLRGLPAVHVMMDDERIQRASAGANPAIVRDVIRECLDAARARILSDSLDQQPALVEQIIHQLDLLLGSRPTSVINGTGVIVQTNLGRAPVSASAAQEMAKAAASYVALETDLESGQRGGRGREVESLLRALTGAERALVVNNNAAAVMLVLASLSAGRGVIVSRGEAVEIGGGFRVPDVLRQSGARLVEVGTTNRTYARDYSEAIDDDTAAILRVHASNFEIIGFTARPELDDLVALCRERNVLLIEDVGSGCLLDTHPFGLAHEPTLGESIRAGVDIVCASGDKLLGGPQAGIILGRAAVVDQVARHPLARALRADKTCLAGLAATLRHYIRDEATDEIPVWWAISRTPEWLERRARRWSQALGDCAEVVRTDAVVGGGSLPGKLLPSFGIAISAGSLNVQQLAQRLRIGDQPVVPRVVDERLIIDARTVLADQEEALIDALRAALTI is encoded by the coding sequence ATGACCGAGCAGCGCGATCGGCTGTTGCGCGGTCTGCCGGCCGTTCACGTCATGATGGACGACGAACGTATCCAACGCGCGTCCGCCGGCGCGAATCCTGCCATTGTCCGCGACGTGATCCGGGAATGTCTCGATGCTGCTCGTGCTCGCATCCTGTCCGACAGCCTAGACCAGCAGCCAGCTCTGGTCGAGCAGATCATTCATCAACTTGACCTTCTGCTCGGTTCTCGACCCACATCGGTGATCAATGGCACGGGTGTGATCGTCCAGACGAATCTGGGCCGAGCGCCCGTGTCTGCGTCGGCGGCGCAGGAGATGGCGAAGGCTGCCGCGTCGTATGTTGCGCTGGAGACGGACCTGGAAAGCGGCCAGCGCGGTGGGCGCGGCCGTGAAGTTGAATCGCTGCTGCGCGCACTCACGGGCGCCGAACGGGCGCTCGTTGTGAACAACAACGCGGCTGCGGTGATGCTCGTGCTGGCTTCGCTATCGGCAGGCCGTGGCGTAATTGTCTCGCGTGGCGAAGCGGTCGAAATTGGTGGCGGGTTCAGGGTTCCCGATGTTCTGCGGCAGAGCGGCGCACGCCTCGTTGAGGTCGGCACAACGAATCGCACCTACGCGCGAGATTACTCGGAGGCGATAGACGACGACACCGCGGCGATCCTTCGGGTCCACGCGAGCAACTTCGAGATCATTGGCTTCACTGCTCGGCCGGAGCTGGATGATCTGGTCGCATTGTGCCGCGAGAGAAATGTGCTCCTGATCGAGGACGTTGGCAGCGGCTGCCTGCTTGATACGCACCCGTTCGGCCTGGCGCACGAGCCGACTCTCGGAGAGAGTATCCGAGCCGGCGTGGATATTGTCTGCGCGTCCGGCGACAAGCTACTCGGCGGGCCTCAGGCGGGGATCATTCTCGGTCGCGCAGCGGTGGTTGATCAGGTTGCGCGCCATCCCCTGGCGCGTGCTCTCCGCGCCGATAAGACCTGCCTGGCGGGACTGGCGGCCACGTTGCGGCACTACATCCGTGATGAGGCGACCGATGAGATCCCGGTCTGGTGGGCTATTTCAAGGACACCCGAATGGCTGGAACGCCGGGCGCGCAGGTGGTCGCAGGCGCTTGGCGATTGCGCAGAGGTCGTGCGCACCGATGCGGTTGTTGGCGGTGGTTCATTGCCTGGAAAGTTGTTGCCGTCATTTGGCATCGCGATCTCGGCGGGCAGCTTGAACGTTCAGCAGCTCGCGCAGCGTCTTAGGATCGGGGATCAACCTGTCGTGCCACGCGTTGTTGACGAGCGGCTGATCATCGACGCACGGACTGTGCTGGCGGATCAGGAGGAGGCACTGATCGACGCCCTCCGAGCCGCGCTCACGATATAG
- the dnaG gene encoding DNA primase, protein MAGVAIEAVRERTDIVDLIGAKVRLRQAGRNLKGLCPFHEEKTPSFVVYPESQSYHCFGCGKSGDAFSFIMDTENLDFSDTLKLLAARAGVELESQRPQRRDPEIDRERARLIELNERAASYFTNLLWTSPAGSSARAVLEQRGVDRPTADRFGLGFAPDSFDALKSHFLAREIDEQDMLAAGLLTKNENTGRTYDRFRNRLTFPIRNRDGRVVGFGARALGDEKPKYLNSPQTPIFDKRSILYGLDKAYDTIRRERSMVIVEGYMDAIAAHQCGYENVVASMGTAITPNQVASIRRYLDRVYLALDSDTAGQMATLRGIDSMRESFVDDSRVEVSANRMIRFERTLGAEIRIVVLPEGKDPDEFIRAHPDAWPEALKSSVPLVEYYLTHALADIDRSPNARANALRDIAVPILLEIGDAEVLTFYVDLTARLLGYGPDGPEEVRRSLRRNVSPPATRVHQPQASRRDGLTIDRPLAVDPERFVVEVILNYPMAGVEGLSHLRREDVIDARHRVILEQLAIAQGNFDVAMQALPDELADYARDLQTSLTTETGEPPRPSAKEIPNAIRRLAKARNDDRLRQLRVDLADAKRSGDTAAVEACTRQITDLTTTMPNLAPDESPYFRDLRSDQPVIR, encoded by the coding sequence ATGGCTGGTGTTGCTATCGAGGCTGTTCGGGAGCGCACGGATATCGTCGATCTGATCGGCGCAAAGGTGCGACTGCGCCAGGCCGGCCGGAATCTCAAAGGGTTGTGTCCATTTCACGAGGAGAAAACGCCCTCCTTCGTCGTCTACCCCGAATCCCAGTCGTATCACTGCTTCGGCTGTGGAAAGAGCGGCGACGCGTTCTCGTTCATCATGGATACCGAGAATCTCGACTTCAGTGACACGCTGAAGCTCCTCGCCGCACGTGCGGGAGTCGAGCTGGAGAGCCAACGCCCACAACGTCGCGACCCGGAGATCGACCGGGAACGAGCGCGCCTGATCGAGCTGAATGAACGGGCCGCATCCTACTTCACGAACCTCCTGTGGACATCCCCAGCCGGGTCATCAGCCCGCGCGGTGCTCGAGCAGCGAGGAGTCGATCGTCCGACCGCCGATCGATTCGGGCTCGGCTTCGCGCCCGACTCATTCGACGCCCTGAAGTCGCACTTCCTGGCCCGTGAGATTGACGAGCAGGACATGCTTGCTGCTGGTCTACTCACAAAGAATGAGAATACGGGCAGGACTTACGATCGATTCCGTAATCGACTGACGTTTCCGATCCGTAACCGTGATGGTCGAGTGGTCGGCTTCGGCGCGCGGGCGCTCGGAGATGAGAAGCCGAAGTACCTCAATTCGCCACAGACTCCGATTTTTGACAAGCGATCCATCCTCTACGGTCTCGATAAGGCGTACGACACGATCAGACGCGAGCGCAGCATGGTGATCGTCGAGGGATACATGGACGCGATCGCGGCGCACCAGTGCGGCTACGAGAATGTCGTCGCGTCGATGGGAACCGCGATAACGCCGAACCAGGTCGCTTCGATTCGACGCTACCTCGATCGCGTCTACCTCGCGCTGGATTCGGACACAGCAGGTCAGATGGCGACACTGCGCGGGATTGATTCCATGCGCGAATCGTTCGTCGATGATTCCCGGGTAGAGGTCAGCGCCAACCGAATGATTCGCTTCGAGCGCACGCTCGGCGCAGAGATTCGCATCGTCGTGCTGCCCGAGGGTAAGGACCCAGATGAGTTCATCCGGGCTCATCCAGATGCGTGGCCCGAGGCGCTGAAGAGCTCGGTTCCACTGGTCGAATACTATCTGACCCACGCACTGGCGGATATCGATCGATCGCCGAACGCGCGAGCGAACGCACTGCGGGATATCGCGGTTCCGATTCTGCTGGAGATCGGCGACGCCGAGGTGCTCACATTCTATGTGGACCTCACTGCTCGGCTGCTTGGCTACGGACCGGATGGGCCAGAGGAGGTGCGCCGGTCACTCCGACGAAACGTGTCGCCGCCGGCCACACGAGTTCACCAGCCCCAGGCATCGCGGCGTGACGGGTTGACGATCGATCGGCCCCTCGCAGTCGATCCCGAGCGTTTTGTTGTCGAGGTTATTCTCAACTACCCGATGGCAGGTGTTGAGGGCCTGTCGCACCTTCGCCGCGAGGACGTGATCGATGCTCGCCACCGCGTCATTCTCGAGCAATTGGCGATTGCGCAGGGTAACTTCGATGTGGCAATGCAGGCGCTACCTGATGAGCTCGCGGATTATGCGCGTGACCTGCAAACCTCGTTGACGACGGAGACCGGCGAGCCTCCACGCCCGTCCGCCAAGGAGATTCCGAACGCGATCCGCCGGCTCGCGAAGGCTCGTAATGACGACCGACTCCGGCAACTCCGGGTCGATCTCGCCGACGCGAAGAGATCAGGGGATACCGCGGCTGTCGAAGCGTGCACACGTCAGATCACCGATCTCACCACAACAATGCCGAACCTTGCGCCCGACGAAAGCCCCTATTTCAGGGATCTTCGAAGCGACCAGCCAGTGATTCGCTAA
- a CDS encoding deoxyguanosinetriphosphate triphosphohydrolase → MNVRQRIEEREREWLAPAAAMAKHATRRSPEDESDLRTAFQRDRDRILHSKAFRRLKHKTQVFLSPDGDHVRTRMTHTLEVTQIARTIARALDLNEDLTEAIGLGHDLGHTPFGHAGERALARVYPGFRHNEQSLRVVDLLEKDGLGLNLTDETRDGILRHSKPEEGIAGEMAGTPATAEAQVVKIADGIAYINHDFDDAVRAGLIAADDLPSSVAQSLGVSHSQRIDSLVRDVVAASLPALSSPVDGRRVITMSAPVLEAADIMRAFLFERVYHPVNLQATTRHAETVVEELFAYYVANEPEIPARIAPSRGDETAERRAADVISGMTDRYALHAWMTLLLPEAEEL, encoded by the coding sequence ATGAACGTACGCCAGCGAATCGAGGAACGAGAACGAGAATGGCTCGCGCCGGCTGCGGCGATGGCGAAACACGCAACTCGCCGCAGCCCCGAGGACGAGTCAGACTTGCGAACCGCATTCCAGCGCGACCGTGACCGCATTCTCCACTCGAAGGCGTTCCGCCGCCTGAAGCACAAGACACAGGTGTTCCTGTCGCCTGATGGCGACCATGTCCGGACGCGAATGACGCACACGCTGGAGGTGACACAGATCGCGCGGACGATCGCGCGCGCCCTTGACCTGAACGAGGATCTGACCGAGGCGATCGGGCTCGGCCATGACCTCGGTCATACTCCATTCGGCCACGCTGGCGAACGGGCGCTCGCCCGGGTCTATCCAGGGTTCCGTCACAATGAGCAGAGCCTTCGAGTCGTCGATCTGCTGGAAAAGGATGGTCTCGGCCTCAATCTCACCGATGAAACACGCGACGGCATCCTGAGGCACTCGAAACCGGAAGAAGGCATTGCCGGGGAAATGGCCGGCACGCCAGCCACTGCCGAAGCTCAGGTCGTCAAGATCGCCGACGGCATTGCCTATATCAACCACGACTTCGACGACGCGGTTCGCGCAGGACTCATCGCCGCCGATGACCTCCCCTCCTCTGTTGCACAATCACTCGGCGTATCACACAGTCAACGCATCGATTCGCTCGTCCGTGATGTCGTGGCCGCCTCGCTCCCTGCGCTGAGTTCACCGGTGGATGGCAGACGAGTGATCACCATGAGCGCTCCTGTGCTCGAGGCCGCGGACATCATGCGCGCATTTCTCTTCGAGCGCGTCTATCACCCGGTCAACCTCCAGGCAACGACACGCCACGCCGAGACTGTGGTCGAGGAGTTGTTCGCGTATTATGTCGCCAACGAGCCGGAGATACCGGCGAGAATCGCGCCGTCACGTGGCGACGAAACGGCTGAACGCCGTGCCGCTGACGTGATCTCGGGGATGACCGACCGTTACGCGCTTCACGCCTGGATGACTTTGTTACTCCCAGAAGCCGAGGAGTTGTAG
- the ppdK gene encoding pyruvate, phosphate dikinase, whose protein sequence is MAQWVSAFDQGDGANKDLLGGKGANLAEMTHLGLPVPPGFTVTTDACRAYLATDGALPDGLWAEVVDGVASIEAQLDRKLGDLTNPLLVSVRSGAKFSMPGMMDTILNLGLNDQTVAGLAASADERFAWDCYRRLIQMYAKVVMNVESDHFEDAIDALKRRERVRLDYELSAIALSELVIEFKRIVLRDTGREFPQDPWDQLRGSIEAVFGSWNNRRAINYRNQNQIPHDLGTAVNIQAMVFGNLGQDSATGVAFTRNPATGEDGIFGEFLVNAQGEDVVAGVRTPQPISEMAALPAFAVAWSSFQDITALLERHYREMQDVEFTIQNGRLFMLQTRTGKRTGQAAVNIAVAMVGEELISKEEAIQRVEPSQLDQLLHPMIDPAYHPEVLAVGLPASPGAATGKIVFDADDAKRLGDDGERVILVRIETSPEDFHGMVAAQAVLTARGGMTSHAAVVARGMGKPCVAGCGALDIDYRAGTVKVGGQTLHEGDFITIDGASGRVMLGEVPTIEPNVGGSVATLLGWADNDRRLGIRANADTPADAAKARELGAEGIGLCRTEHMFFEGDRIQAMREMIMAANSAERSVALDRLLPMQQEDFEGIFRVMDGFPVTIRTLDPPLHEFLPHTEHDIETLAHATGMTVEQVQNKTAALREANPMLGHRGCRLGISYPEITAMQARAIFNAAARCVQDGVVVHPEIMIPLVADVEELRRQREVVDTVAKQVFAEHGVVVDYSVGTMIELPRAALTAAQIAEQAEFFSFGTNDLTQTTFGLSRDDAGRFLPMYVENGILPVDPFVTLDQVGVGELIEIATERGRSTRPDIKLGICGEHGGDPASVRFCHQAGLNYVSCSPFRVPVARLAAAQAALGDTERDK, encoded by the coding sequence ATGGCTCAATGGGTATCGGCATTCGACCAGGGCGATGGCGCGAACAAGGATCTTCTCGGTGGCAAGGGCGCCAACCTCGCCGAAATGACCCACCTGGGGCTGCCCGTTCCTCCAGGATTCACCGTCACCACCGATGCCTGCCGAGCCTATCTGGCAACCGACGGAGCACTTCCGGATGGGCTCTGGGCCGAGGTCGTCGACGGCGTGGCGTCGATCGAAGCGCAGCTCGATCGAAAGCTGGGTGATCTGACCAATCCACTCCTGGTCTCGGTCCGTTCGGGCGCCAAGTTCTCGATGCCTGGCATGATGGACACCATCCTCAATCTGGGTCTGAACGATCAGACGGTGGCCGGCCTGGCGGCCAGTGCCGACGAACGATTCGCCTGGGACTGCTACCGACGGCTGATTCAGATGTATGCCAAAGTCGTGATGAACGTCGAAAGCGACCACTTCGAAGACGCGATCGACGCACTGAAGCGTCGAGAACGGGTACGGCTGGACTACGAGCTGTCGGCCATTGCGCTATCCGAGCTGGTCATTGAGTTCAAAAGGATCGTGCTCCGCGATACCGGGCGTGAGTTCCCGCAGGATCCGTGGGATCAACTGCGCGGGTCGATCGAGGCCGTCTTCGGCTCGTGGAACAACCGCCGCGCGATCAACTATCGCAACCAGAATCAGATCCCACATGATCTCGGAACTGCCGTCAACATACAAGCGATGGTGTTTGGCAATCTGGGCCAGGACAGCGCGACAGGCGTTGCCTTCACCCGCAATCCGGCCACAGGCGAGGATGGCATCTTCGGCGAGTTTCTGGTGAACGCACAGGGCGAAGATGTCGTCGCCGGGGTTCGAACTCCACAGCCAATCTCCGAAATGGCAGCGCTTCCCGCGTTTGCCGTCGCCTGGTCGTCATTTCAGGACATTACCGCCTTGCTCGAGCGGCATTACCGCGAGATGCAGGATGTGGAGTTCACGATCCAGAACGGGCGACTCTTCATGCTGCAAACCCGAACTGGCAAGCGAACCGGCCAGGCGGCGGTCAACATCGCCGTCGCAATGGTCGGCGAAGAGTTGATCTCGAAAGAGGAAGCGATTCAGCGGGTGGAGCCATCACAGCTCGACCAGCTGCTGCATCCAATGATCGACCCGGCCTATCACCCCGAGGTGCTGGCGGTCGGTCTGCCGGCCAGTCCCGGCGCAGCTACGGGTAAGATCGTATTCGATGCAGACGACGCCAAGCGCCTCGGTGACGACGGCGAACGAGTGATTCTGGTTCGCATCGAGACATCTCCCGAGGACTTCCACGGGATGGTTGCGGCACAGGCGGTTCTCACCGCTCGTGGCGGTATGACATCGCACGCGGCGGTCGTAGCGCGTGGCATGGGCAAGCCCTGTGTGGCTGGCTGTGGCGCGCTCGATATCGACTATCGGGCGGGCACGGTCAAGGTCGGCGGTCAGACGCTTCACGAGGGCGACTTCATCACGATCGACGGCGCTTCTGGCAGGGTGATGCTCGGCGAGGTGCCGACGATCGAACCGAACGTCGGCGGCAGCGTCGCGACGCTTCTCGGCTGGGCCGACAATGACCGGCGCCTCGGGATCCGGGCGAATGCCGATACTCCCGCCGACGCCGCGAAGGCGCGTGAACTCGGCGCGGAGGGAATCGGGTTGTGCCGAACGGAGCACATGTTCTTCGAAGGCGACCGCATTCAGGCAATGCGGGAGATGATCATGGCCGCCAATTCCGCCGAGCGAAGCGTGGCGCTCGATCGGTTGCTGCCAATGCAGCAGGAGGACTTCGAGGGCATCTTCCGCGTCATGGACGGCTTCCCGGTCACGATCCGAACGCTCGATCCTCCGCTTCACGAGTTCCTGCCACATACCGAACACGACATTGAAACGCTTGCGCACGCAACAGGCATGACAGTCGAGCAGGTACAAAACAAGACTGCCGCGCTCCGCGAGGCAAACCCGATGCTCGGCCATCGCGGGTGCCGCCTTGGGATTTCGTATCCGGAGATCACCGCGATGCAAGCGCGAGCGATCTTCAACGCCGCTGCTCGTTGCGTCCAGGATGGCGTCGTCGTTCATCCGGAGATCATGATTCCCCTTGTGGCTGATGTCGAGGAACTCCGTCGCCAGCGTGAGGTTGTTGACACGGTCGCTAAGCAGGTCTTCGCCGAGCATGGCGTGGTCGTCGATTATTCAGTTGGCACGATGATCGAGCTTCCTCGCGCCGCGCTGACTGCGGCTCAGATTGCGGAACAGGCGGAATTCTTCTCGTTCGGCACCAATGATCTTACGCAGACGACGTTTGGCCTCAGCCGTGATGACGCCGGCCGGTTCCTGCCGATGTATGTCGAGAATGGCATTCTGCCTGTCGATCCGTTCGTTACGCTGGATCAGGTCGGCGTTGGAGAGTTGATCGAGATCGCCACGGAGCGAGGCCGCTCGACTCGGCCTGATATCAAGCTCGGCATTTGCGGAGAACACGGAGGAGACCCAGCGAGTGTCCGATTCTGCCATCAGGCGGGGCTGAACTACGTCTCGTGCTCCCCGTTCCGAGTCCCCGTCGCCCGTCTCGCGGCAGCGCAGGCCGCGCTTGGAGACACCGAGCGCGATAAGTAG
- a CDS encoding UvrD-helicase domain-containing protein gives MLGAQDTAGSTLLQDLNAEQRAAVTTTDGPVLIVAGPGSGKTRVLTVRIANLIQGHGVAPWNILAVTFTNKAAREMRERVEHLVGDRARWVMLGTFHGFCARVLRQYGHLIGVDPRFVIYDDGDQMGAVKSAMDQLDISPKHFSPRAILSMISRAKSLNIGPTEFTDSVESYFEEVVARVYPVYQQTLRRRQALDFDDLLTTALRLLYESPEALAALRNRYHYVLVDEYQDTNRIQYLLVKELAAEHRNICVVGDPDQSIYGWRAADIRNILTFKEDFPDAVEIHLEENYRSTPEILSAADGVIRENVQRIDRKLRTSNQAGEKIVLRECFDEAQEARYVVEEIQSLTERGQYTGSDIAVLYRTNWQSRPIEEALIRASIPYQLIGGVRFYERKEIKDALALLRLIANPDDFAAFQRVVAEYPLGAGIGAKTLSDLEGWARSHDLGSGAALDAVGDAGGPALASRAVKLLIGMRERVGSLRELEPTMPLSELFDRAIEETGYAGYFTAGDDEAMARWENLQQLRANLERFDDEAPEERLAIFLTEVALVSDADTIEEVREKVTLITLHAVKGLEFPVIFLTGVEEGLIPHQRSITENPAMLEEERRLFYVGITRAKERLYISHAFRRSRFGGVEPSAPSSFLSSIPASSLAAGSRSHEPARATTRKLLVPDAIPAPASIRVVAGQRVFHVKFGDGIVTSATDRGGDQEITVEFKRYGEKRLIGSLANLTIDQE, from the coding sequence ATGCTTGGCGCCCAGGACACCGCGGGGTCGACGCTGTTGCAGGATCTTAACGCCGAGCAACGAGCGGCGGTAACAACGACCGACGGTCCGGTCCTCATCGTCGCAGGCCCGGGGAGCGGCAAGACGCGAGTGCTGACGGTCCGGATCGCGAACCTGATCCAGGGTCACGGCGTCGCGCCGTGGAACATCCTTGCTGTTACATTCACCAACAAGGCGGCGCGCGAGATGCGAGAGCGCGTCGAGCATCTCGTGGGCGACCGCGCTCGTTGGGTCATGCTCGGCACGTTCCACGGCTTTTGCGCTCGCGTGCTCCGACAATACGGCCATCTCATCGGCGTCGATCCCCGGTTCGTCATCTACGACGACGGTGATCAGATGGGCGCCGTGAAATCGGCGATGGACCAGCTGGATATCAGCCCGAAGCACTTCTCCCCGCGCGCAATTCTCAGCATGATCTCGCGCGCGAAGAGCCTCAATATCGGCCCGACAGAGTTCACAGATTCAGTCGAGAGCTACTTCGAGGAAGTTGTTGCTCGCGTCTACCCCGTCTACCAGCAGACACTGCGGCGGCGACAGGCGCTGGATTTCGACGACCTGCTGACCACAGCCTTACGGCTGTTGTACGAGTCGCCAGAGGCGCTTGCGGCGCTTCGCAATCGATATCACTACGTCCTGGTCGATGAATACCAGGACACCAACCGTATCCAGTACTTGCTGGTCAAAGAGTTAGCAGCCGAGCATCGCAACATCTGCGTTGTCGGCGATCCCGACCAGTCGATCTACGGCTGGCGAGCCGCGGACATCCGCAATATCCTGACGTTCAAAGAGGACTTCCCTGACGCTGTCGAGATCCACCTCGAGGAAAACTACCGCTCGACACCGGAGATTCTGAGCGCCGCCGACGGTGTCATTCGCGAAAACGTTCAGCGCATCGACCGCAAGCTTCGGACGTCGAATCAAGCCGGGGAGAAGATCGTCCTGCGTGAGTGCTTCGACGAGGCACAGGAAGCGCGCTATGTCGTCGAGGAGATTCAGAGTCTCACCGAGCGCGGCCAATACACAGGCAGCGACATCGCTGTGCTGTATCGCACCAACTGGCAGAGCCGGCCGATCGAGGAAGCGCTCATCCGCGCGTCAATCCCGTACCAGCTGATCGGTGGAGTGCGGTTCTACGAGCGAAAGGAGATCAAGGACGCCCTCGCGCTCTTGAGATTGATCGCTAACCCGGACGACTTCGCGGCCTTCCAGCGCGTCGTAGCGGAATATCCACTTGGCGCAGGGATCGGGGCCAAGACGCTCAGCGATCTTGAGGGGTGGGCTCGTTCGCACGACCTGGGCTCCGGGGCGGCTCTCGACGCTGTTGGCGATGCCGGCGGCCCTGCGCTCGCCTCACGCGCGGTCAAGCTGCTGATCGGGATGCGCGAGAGGGTCGGTTCGTTGCGCGAACTCGAGCCCACGATGCCGTTGTCGGAGCTGTTCGATCGTGCCATCGAGGAGACGGGATACGCGGGATACTTCACCGCAGGTGACGACGAAGCGATGGCTCGCTGGGAAAATCTCCAGCAGCTTCGCGCGAACCTCGAACGGTTCGATGACGAGGCGCCAGAAGAACGGCTTGCCATCTTCCTCACTGAGGTTGCGCTCGTCAGCGACGCCGACACCATCGAGGAGGTGCGCGAGAAGGTGACTTTGATCACCTTGCATGCCGTCAAGGGGTTGGAGTTTCCAGTCATCTTCCTCACCGGCGTCGAGGAAGGATTGATTCCGCACCAGCGGTCGATTACCGAGAATCCGGCCATGCTGGAGGAAGAACGTCGGCTGTTCTATGTCGGCATCACACGAGCTAAGGAGAGGCTCTATATCAGCCACGCCTTTCGGAGGTCGCGATTTGGTGGCGTTGAACCTTCTGCGCCATCGTCATTTCTGTCATCAATCCCAGCCAGCTCGTTGGCTGCTGGCAGTCGGAGCCACGAGCCTGCGCGGGCGACGACGCGCAAGCTGCTGGTTCCAGACGCGATTCCAGCGCCAGCCTCGATCCGCGTAGTGGCCGGCCAGCGCGTCTTCCATGTGAAGTTCGGCGACGGGATTGTGACAAGCGCTACCGACCGCGGTGGCGACCAGGAGATTACGGTCGAGTTCAAGCGGTATGGGGAGAAGCGGCTGATCGGGAGTCTTGCAAACCTTACGATCGACCAGGAATAA
- the tilS gene encoding tRNA lysidine(34) synthetase TilS, with protein MSDYSIANLNASRFAHDLAVTNLQWDQPVAIACSGGVDSTALLLLSVLARPEHVAPFVVVHVNHLMRSGSEADALLVAGLCASLEAPFVYATVDADWQIGDHVAEHRLRSARFEALGRITSVLGIDTIVTAHTMDDQVETILMRLFGGAAPSGASGMRPEVTIGTAAGPLRVLRPLLGVTRRELVEILDLAQIVPTIDPSNSDIRYRRNALRSSIIPSLRDIFPGFPATFLRSIELARLDAEVVDSLAIAELGRLIIETDHGVAIVRASFRALPRAVATRIVIAVACRVSVAMDGDSRELTTERITAVVEAAGGRTGSLIQLPYGVDVRIDREVLVFMPRSAGDVEW; from the coding sequence GTGAGCGACTACTCGATTGCCAATCTGAACGCGAGTCGTTTTGCCCACGATCTCGCGGTGACGAATCTGCAATGGGACCAGCCCGTAGCGATTGCCTGCTCGGGCGGCGTCGATTCAACCGCGCTATTGCTCCTGTCCGTGTTGGCCCGTCCGGAACACGTTGCTCCGTTCGTCGTGGTTCATGTTAATCATCTGATGCGGTCGGGGTCTGAGGCCGATGCGTTGCTTGTCGCTGGGCTGTGCGCCTCGTTGGAGGCGCCGTTTGTGTACGCCACGGTCGATGCCGACTGGCAGATCGGAGATCATGTCGCGGAGCATCGTCTCCGGAGCGCCCGATTCGAAGCGCTTGGGCGTATCACCAGCGTGCTGGGAATAGACACGATTGTCACTGCGCACACGATGGACGACCAGGTTGAGACGATCCTCATGCGTCTGTTCGGCGGCGCGGCTCCCTCGGGCGCGAGCGGCATGCGGCCCGAGGTGACGATAGGGACCGCGGCCGGCCCGCTGCGCGTGCTTCGACCGCTGCTCGGCGTCACCCGTCGCGAGCTTGTCGAGATCCTCGATCTGGCGCAAATTGTCCCGACGATCGACCCAAGTAATTCGGATATTCGGTATCGACGGAACGCGCTCCGCAGCTCGATCATTCCGTCGCTACGCGACATCTTCCCGGGGTTCCCAGCGACGTTTTTGCGATCGATTGAGCTCGCCAGGCTCGACGCTGAGGTGGTGGACTCGCTCGCGATAGCTGAGCTCGGCCGGTTGATCATCGAGACGGATCATGGGGTGGCGATCGTCCGCGCGTCGTTTCGTGCGTTACCACGCGCCGTAGCGACGCGAATCGTCATCGCAGTGGCCTGCCGTGTTTCCGTGGCGATGGACGGCGACTCGCGTGAGTTGACGACGGAACGCATCACCGCAGTGGTGGAGGCGGCCGGCGGGAGGACCGGATCGTTGATCCAGTTACCCTATGGCGTGGATGTCCGCATCGATCGTGAAGTTCTCGTATTCATGCCGCGAAGCGCAGGAGATGTCGAATGGTAG